Proteins co-encoded in one Chloroflexi bacterium ADurb.Bin180 genomic window:
- a CDS encoding flavin mononucleotide phosphatase codes for MVDRGQGIEVIGFDGDDTLWHNEPLFQAAQDQFVELLAHYHDRAWMREQLYQTEMHNLDHFGYGIKAFALSMIETAVELTEGRVTGQEVRALIEVAKGMLNAETRLLDGAAEAVARLAENYRLMLITKGDLLDQEGKIRRSGLGDCFRDIEVVSGKSREAYEKVLRKHKLSAPRFLMVGNSLRSDIWPVLELGGRAVWIPYAVEWAHEAAEEPAGREGYYRVTRIDELPELLERIGDES; via the coding sequence ATGGTCGACCGTGGACAAGGGATCGAGGTCATCGGCTTTGACGGCGACGACACGCTGTGGCACAACGAGCCGTTGTTTCAGGCGGCGCAGGACCAGTTTGTCGAGCTGCTGGCGCACTATCACGACCGGGCCTGGATGAGGGAACAGCTCTACCAGACCGAGATGCACAACCTGGACCATTTCGGTTACGGGATCAAGGCCTTTGCGCTGTCGATGATCGAGACGGCGGTGGAACTGACCGAAGGCCGGGTGACGGGGCAAGAGGTGCGTGCGCTCATCGAGGTGGCCAAAGGCATGCTCAACGCCGAGACCAGGCTGCTGGATGGCGCGGCCGAGGCGGTAGCCCGGCTGGCCGAGAACTACCGGTTGATGCTGATCACCAAAGGGGACCTGCTGGACCAGGAGGGCAAGATCAGGCGTTCGGGGCTGGGCGACTGTTTTCGCGACATTGAAGTGGTGAGCGGCAAGTCGCGCGAGGCCTATGAGAAGGTGCTGCGCAAGCACAAGCTGAGTGCGCCGCGCTTTCTGATGGTGGGCAACTCGCTCAGGTCCGATATCTGGCCGGTGCTGGAGCTCGGCGGCAGGGCGGTATGGATACCTTACGCCGTGGAGTGGGCACACGAGGCGGCAGAGGAGCCGGCGGGGAGAGAGGGGTACTACCGGGTTACCAGGATCGACGAGCTGCCTGAGCTGCTGGAGCGCATCGGCGACGAGTCGTAG
- a CDS encoding fosfomycin resistance protein FosB, with product MHPRIAVVSLWAEDVEAEAEFYRTVLGLKALKQRHGKPHFDVGGVRLAIVQGRPVDAATPTPSRFPVIVLEVEDLDEAIDRLKEHGVRLPWGTGHDARSRWVMFRDPGGNLVELLQEEGDEG from the coding sequence ATGCACCCGCGAATCGCCGTCGTGAGTCTGTGGGCCGAGGATGTCGAGGCCGAGGCCGAGTTCTACCGCACTGTGCTGGGCCTCAAGGCGCTCAAGCAGCGCCACGGCAAACCGCATTTTGATGTGGGCGGAGTCCGGCTCGCCATCGTGCAGGGCAGGCCGGTCGATGCAGCGACGCCAACGCCATCACGGTTTCCGGTGATCGTACTGGAGGTAGAGGACCTGGACGAGGCCATCGACCGGCTGAAGGAGCACGGTGTGCGGCTGCCCTGGGGCACGGGGCACGATGCCCGGTCGCGGTGGGTGATGTTCCGCGACCCCGGGGGCAACCTGGTCGAGCTGCTGCAGGAAGAGGGGGATGAGGGATGA
- the yoaJ gene encoding Expansin-YoaJ precursor has protein sequence MVPETLCKWLAATALPWAVMTVLFCRTATSAAPARSSVWLPLAVRAEATPTATSTPLPSPTPTTTASPTHAPTPTATATVPPAEIHHGSATYYDATGGGACSFDPSPEDLMVAALNDRYYGAADLCGAYVEVTGPKGVVVVRIVDLCPGCLKVGLDLDLSRQAFEAIADLAKGRVAVTWRVVSPELDGPIGYHFADGSSQWWTGIQVRNHRNPVLSLEYRDAKGTWVNVPRKAWNYFVQTSPGMGPGPYELRVKDIYGHQISDAGVPLTPGGTVQGSAQFPGADAH, from the coding sequence ATGGTTCCAGAGACGTTGTGCAAGTGGCTGGCGGCGACGGCCCTGCCCTGGGCAGTGATGACCGTGCTGTTTTGCCGCACGGCCACGAGCGCGGCACCGGCCAGGTCCAGCGTCTGGCTCCCGCTGGCGGTGAGGGCAGAAGCGACGCCAACCGCAACGTCAACCCCGCTGCCCAGCCCCACCCCGACGACCACGGCCAGCCCGACCCACGCGCCGACCCCAACCGCCACGGCGACCGTTCCTCCAGCAGAGATCCACCACGGCAGCGCCACCTACTATGACGCGACCGGCGGCGGGGCGTGCTCCTTCGATCCTTCGCCCGAGGACCTGATGGTGGCGGCGCTCAACGACCGGTACTATGGGGCAGCGGACCTGTGCGGGGCCTATGTGGAGGTGACCGGGCCCAAGGGCGTAGTGGTGGTACGGATTGTGGACCTGTGCCCCGGCTGCCTCAAGGTAGGTCTGGACCTGGACCTCAGCCGGCAGGCCTTTGAGGCCATTGCTGACCTGGCCAAGGGCCGCGTGGCCGTGACCTGGCGGGTGGTGAGCCCCGAGCTGGACGGCCCCATTGGCTATCACTTTGCCGATGGCTCGAGCCAGTGGTGGACGGGTATTCAGGTGCGCAACCACCGCAACCCGGTGTTGAGCCTGGAGTACCGCGATGCAAAGGGCACCTGGGTGAACGTGCCGCGCAAGGCGTGGAACTATTTCGTGCAGACGTCGCCAGGCATGGGGCCGGGACCCTACGAGCTGCGGGTGAAGGACATCTATGGCCACCAGATCAGCGACGCGGGCGTGCCGCTGACGCCCGGCGGGACGGTGCAGGGGAGCGCGCAGTTTCCTGGCGCTGACGCGCACTAG
- a CDS encoding EamA-like transporter family protein, translating into MGTRRADLGRGYAVALASAAVLSLTAIFIRYLTVNSNLPALVLAFWREILVALCLGAVLAVGRPALLRVRWEQLRFLLAYGVVLATFNALWTVSVALNGAAVATVIAYSSAAFTALLGWWLLRESLGPGKVAAVALCLCGCVVVSGAWQASAWQGNALGVATGLLSGLAYSVYSLMGRRAAQMGISPWTALLYTFAFAALCMLAVNLSGAGVLPGTAANAAGILWPEGTAQGWGLLLALAAGPTLVGYGLYNLSLGLLPSSTANLLATVELVFTAIVAWLVLGERFTWAQVLGSGLIWAGVLWLRLTEPNESS; encoded by the coding sequence ATGGGGACACGCAGAGCAGACCTGGGACGAGGCTACGCTGTGGCACTGGCCAGCGCGGCAGTGCTATCGCTCACGGCCATCTTTATCCGCTACCTGACGGTCAATTCGAACTTGCCGGCGTTGGTGCTGGCTTTCTGGCGCGAGATACTCGTGGCCCTGTGTCTGGGGGCCGTGCTGGCCGTCGGTAGACCAGCGCTGCTGCGTGTGCGGTGGGAGCAACTGAGGTTCTTGCTGGCCTACGGTGTAGTGCTGGCGACCTTTAACGCGTTGTGGACGGTATCGGTGGCGCTGAATGGCGCGGCGGTAGCCACGGTGATCGCCTACAGTTCTGCTGCCTTCACTGCCCTGCTCGGCTGGTGGCTCTTGCGCGAGTCGCTGGGTCCGGGCAAGGTAGCCGCGGTGGCGCTGTGCCTGTGTGGCTGCGTGGTGGTCTCGGGGGCCTGGCAGGCTTCGGCCTGGCAGGGCAATGCGTTGGGAGTGGCTACGGGGCTGCTTTCCGGGCTGGCCTATTCGGTCTACAGTCTGATGGGGCGGCGGGCGGCGCAGATGGGAATCAGCCCCTGGACGGCGCTGCTCTACACCTTTGCCTTTGCGGCGCTGTGCATGCTTGCGGTGAACTTGAGCGGCGCTGGTGTGCTGCCGGGGACCGCAGCGAATGCTGCCGGCATCCTCTGGCCAGAGGGCACTGCACAGGGGTGGGGGTTGCTGCTGGCGTTGGCCGCCGGGCCAACGCTGGTCGGGTACGGATTGTACAATCTGTCCCTGGGCCTGCTCCCCTCGAGCACGGCGAACCTCCTGGCCACGGTGGAGCTGGTGTTCACGGCCATCGTAGCGTGGTTGGTGTTGGGCGAGAGGTTCACCTGGGCTCAGGTCCTCGGCAGCGGCTTGATCTGGGCCGGGGTGCTGTGGCTGCGCCTGACCGAGCCGAACGAGAGCAGCTAG
- the mucD gene encoding putative periplasmic serine endoprotease DegP-like precursor, with product MRPSSIRKWSNMLLLVLVLSLAACSPLLERLEPSRWTTPTAKVRSGGSLPEPQVTVQPVLAATSSPATSAADSPAALPDKGLLAQEELLADLYDAVNPSVVNVNITTRTGAGAGSGFVYDVQGHIVTNNHVVEDATQVYVTFADGTMVKAKVLGKDPGSDLAVLQVEASAKELVPVTLGDSDNLRVGQMAIAIGNPFGLEGTMTSGIISALGRVMPASSSRYSMVDLIQTDAPINPGNSGGPLLDSSGRVIGVNTMIYTESGTSSGVGLAVPVAAVKRVVPALISDGAYKHSWLGLTGMSINPLLAETLGLDVTKGVLVESVVSGGPADKAGLRGGTQQRIVDGQPMGVGGDIIVAVDGNQVQNFDDVVGYLARSTRAGQKVSVTVLRDGKRQTLTVTLGERPDQ from the coding sequence ATGAGACCCAGTTCGATTCGCAAGTGGTCAAACATGTTGTTGCTAGTGTTGGTGTTGAGCCTCGCGGCGTGCAGCCCGCTTCTGGAGCGGCTGGAGCCGTCGCGGTGGACAACGCCGACGGCAAAAGTCAGGTCGGGCGGCAGTTTGCCCGAGCCGCAGGTGACCGTGCAACCGGTTCTGGCGGCGACGAGTTCGCCGGCGACCAGCGCTGCTGACAGTCCGGCCGCTCTACCTGACAAAGGGTTGCTGGCGCAGGAAGAGCTGCTGGCAGACCTGTACGATGCGGTCAATCCAAGCGTGGTGAACGTGAACATCACCACGAGAACCGGTGCTGGAGCCGGTTCCGGTTTTGTCTATGACGTGCAAGGCCACATCGTGACCAACAACCACGTGGTGGAGGATGCGACCCAGGTGTATGTGACCTTTGCCGACGGCACAATGGTCAAGGCCAAGGTCCTGGGCAAGGACCCGGGAAGTGACCTGGCCGTACTGCAGGTAGAGGCGTCGGCCAAAGAACTGGTACCGGTGACCCTGGGCGACTCGGACAACCTCCGAGTCGGTCAGATGGCCATTGCCATCGGCAACCCGTTTGGTCTGGAGGGCACGATGACCAGCGGCATCATCAGCGCGCTGGGCAGGGTGATGCCTGCCTCCAGCTCGCGCTACTCGATGGTCGACCTGATTCAGACCGATGCGCCGATCAACCCGGGCAACTCGGGCGGACCGCTACTCGATTCGTCGGGCCGCGTTATCGGCGTGAACACGATGATCTACACCGAGAGCGGCACGTCGTCGGGCGTGGGACTGGCCGTGCCGGTCGCGGCGGTTAAGCGAGTGGTGCCAGCACTGATCAGCGACGGGGCCTACAAGCACTCGTGGCTGGGGCTGACTGGCATGAGCATCAACCCCTTACTGGCCGAGACGCTGGGGCTGGATGTGACAAAGGGCGTGCTGGTAGAGTCGGTGGTCAGCGGCGGCCCGGCCGACAAGGCCGGCCTGCGCGGCGGCACGCAGCAGCGTATCGTCGACGGGCAGCCGATGGGTGTGGGGGGCGATATCATCGTAGCCGTGGACGGCAACCAGGTCCAGAACTTTGACGACGTCGTAGGTTACCTGGCCAGGAGCACCAGGGCCGGGCAGAAGGTCAGCGTCACTGTGCTGCGTGACGGCAAGCGGCAGACGCTTACCGTGACGCTCGGGGAGCGACCGGACCAGTAG
- the rlmI_2 gene encoding Ribosomal RNA large subunit methyltransferase I — MVRNIALRVTPEAERAIRGGHPWLFASSIREQSQPGQAGDLAVIFDRKGRFLAVGLLDPESTVRVRILQRGNSAPINAAWFERRIEAAAAIRAPLVAQAAGWETTGYRLVHGENDGLPGLVVDRYDRTLVLKVYTAAWLPHLSDVLAALAAVQASERVVLRLGRGCAGQASEGWGLSDGAVLAGPPLEGPLLFRENGLEFEADVVHGQKTGFFFDQRDNRARVQKLAKGKSVLNLFAYTGGFSVYAARGGARSVLSLDSSAPALEAAQRNWERNKASYLPGARHEVLATDAFAQLERMKEGGRRFGLVIVDPPAFAQEQSQVKQALKAYERLSMMSLAVLAPGGTWVMASCSSRVDADAFFGTVLQAAQRAGRRVTELERSRHALDHPIGFREGAYLKCLFARVA; from the coding sequence GTGGTCAGGAACATCGCCCTGCGCGTGACCCCTGAGGCGGAAAGGGCCATTCGCGGCGGGCACCCCTGGTTGTTCGCGAGCTCGATTCGTGAGCAGAGCCAGCCGGGTCAGGCGGGCGACCTGGCGGTGATCTTTGATCGCAAGGGGCGCTTCCTGGCCGTGGGGCTGCTCGACCCCGAGTCGACCGTGCGGGTGCGCATCTTGCAGCGAGGCAACTCGGCACCAATCAACGCGGCCTGGTTCGAGAGGCGAATCGAGGCTGCGGCGGCGATACGGGCGCCGCTCGTCGCACAGGCAGCGGGTTGGGAGACCACCGGCTACCGCCTGGTGCATGGGGAGAACGACGGCCTACCCGGGCTGGTGGTGGATCGCTACGACCGGACGCTGGTGCTCAAGGTCTACACCGCTGCCTGGCTGCCTCATCTGAGCGACGTGCTGGCCGCGCTGGCCGCCGTTCAGGCCAGTGAGCGGGTGGTGCTGCGGCTCGGGCGCGGCTGCGCAGGGCAGGCCAGCGAGGGATGGGGGCTGAGCGACGGCGCGGTGCTGGCCGGGCCGCCGTTGGAGGGGCCGCTGCTCTTTCGCGAGAACGGCCTGGAATTCGAGGCCGATGTGGTCCACGGCCAGAAAACGGGGTTCTTCTTTGACCAGAGGGACAACCGGGCCAGGGTGCAAAAGCTGGCCAAAGGCAAGAGCGTACTCAACCTCTTTGCCTACACCGGCGGCTTTTCAGTGTACGCAGCGCGGGGCGGCGCCAGGTCGGTGCTGAGCCTCGACTCGAGCGCGCCGGCACTGGAGGCAGCGCAGCGCAACTGGGAAAGAAACAAGGCCAGCTATCTGCCAGGTGCCAGGCACGAGGTGCTGGCCACAGACGCCTTTGCGCAGCTCGAGCGGATGAAGGAAGGCGGCCGGCGCTTTGGCCTGGTAATCGTCGATCCGCCGGCCTTTGCCCAGGAGCAGTCCCAGGTGAAGCAGGCCCTGAAAGCCTACGAGCGCCTGTCGATGATGAGTCTGGCCGTGCTGGCGCCTGGCGGCACGTGGGTAATGGCTTCCTGTTCGAGCCGGGTCGATGCGGACGCCTTCTTTGGCACGGTGCTGCAGGCGGCGCAGAGGGCCGGGAGGCGGGTCACGGAACTCGAGCGAAGCAGGCATGCTCTGGATCACCCCATTGGCTTTCGCGAAGGGGCCTATCTCAAGTGCCTGTTCGCGCGAGTCGCGTAA
- a CDS encoding Double zinc ribbon has product MKVNVTVYGQAPDVWQSLLGTLYAHEYKIESQSPYTTLTASRGSKALSLLLESTKGGYRDLVVTFTSQAGNAIAVEFNFRFPVWTTVWEGAMKDCREMVAQFAAAAAQPGAAPAPPTPGVQAASSPPPAAAAATGYTPPPAPGRVDVPGATCKACGAVVRPGARFCDGCGASLAAAATCPKCGAPLIPGGSFCEKCGARVTP; this is encoded by the coding sequence ATGAAGGTGAATGTCACGGTCTACGGTCAGGCCCCCGATGTCTGGCAGAGCCTCCTGGGCACCCTGTATGCCCACGAGTACAAGATCGAGTCCCAGTCCCCTTACACCACCCTCACTGCTTCTCGCGGCAGCAAGGCCCTGTCGCTGCTTCTGGAGAGTACCAAGGGCGGCTATCGCGACCTGGTGGTGACCTTCACGTCCCAGGCAGGCAACGCCATCGCGGTCGAGTTCAATTTTCGCTTTCCTGTGTGGACTACGGTCTGGGAAGGAGCCATGAAGGACTGCCGGGAAATGGTCGCCCAGTTCGCCGCAGCCGCAGCCCAGCCCGGTGCCGCGCCCGCTCCTCCAACGCCAGGTGTCCAGGCCGCTTCCTCGCCTCCACCAGCCGCAGCGGCCGCAACCGGCTACACGCCTCCCCCTGCCCCCGGCCGGGTGGATGTCCCCGGAGCTACCTGTAAGGCCTGTGGCGCTGTGGTTCGCCCTGGAGCTCGTTTCTGTGATGGCTGTGGCGCGTCGCTGGCCGCTGCCGCCACCTGCCCCAAGTGCGGAGCCCCTCTCATCCCCGGCGGCAGCTTTTGCGAAAAGTGCGGGGCGCGCGTCACACCCTGA
- the mgsA gene encoding Methylglyoxal synthase, which produces MTDLKIPIGRDKKIALVAHDNKKKALLEWAKFNQVLLAHHKLYATGTTGEVLQRELGLKVHQLQSGPLGGDEQVGSMIVDGKVDFLIFFWDPLEPQPHDPDVKALLRMAVVWNIPVACNRATADFMISSPLMDAPYDRLVPDYSVYRRRPIEGFEGGK; this is translated from the coding sequence ATGACCGATCTCAAGATACCCATCGGGCGCGACAAAAAGATCGCCCTGGTGGCGCATGACAACAAGAAGAAAGCCCTGCTAGAATGGGCCAAGTTCAATCAGGTGCTGCTGGCCCATCACAAGCTGTACGCCACAGGCACGACCGGCGAGGTACTGCAGCGCGAGCTGGGGCTCAAGGTGCATCAGTTGCAGAGCGGCCCGTTGGGCGGTGACGAGCAGGTTGGCTCGATGATCGTCGATGGCAAGGTCGATTTCCTGATCTTTTTCTGGGATCCGCTCGAGCCGCAGCCGCACGACCCGGATGTAAAGGCGCTGCTGCGAATGGCGGTGGTGTGGAACATCCCCGTGGCCTGCAACAGGGCCACGGCCGACTTTATGATCTCGTCCCCTCTGATGGACGCACCCTACGACCGGCTCGTGCCGGACTATTCCGTCTATCGAAGGCGGCCCATCGAGGGATTCGAGGGCGGCAAGTAG